One genomic region from Prunus persica cultivar Lovell chromosome G3, Prunus_persica_NCBIv2, whole genome shotgun sequence encodes:
- the LOC18783641 gene encoding cytochrome P450 94B3, with protein sequence MGISMWLFTHPNISFVFLSLILLYVFHVIFCEFRRAYELSCQGPPSYPIIGCLLSFCNNRNRLLDWYTDLLAQSATNTIVVHRFGARRTVVTANPESVEYMLKTNFNNFPKGKPFTEILGDFLGCGIFNVDGELWRTQRKLASHEFSSKSLREYIMNTLEEEVEKGLLPLMESLAMTAQVVDLQELLRRFGFNVICKVFLGVDRCCLDPSLPSPPLARAFDTASDICARRAAAPMFIIWKIKRWLGVGSEQRLRAAVEEVHAYVMNVIENRKKKMEEGEADTRQEDLLSRLIMAGHEEEVTRDMVISFIMAGRDTTSAAMTWLFWLLSRQPGVEEDVVKEIDAAGERILDFESLDLRLLKACLCESMRLYPPVAWDSKHAIADDLLPDGTHVRAGDRVTYFPYGMGRMEALWGKDRLEFRPDRWFLEPEKESSALKKVSPYKLPTFQAGPRVCLGKDMAFIQMKYVVASILRRFEIRPVESVEPVFVPRLTAHMAGGLKVLVRKRGDDHSDKNYNIY encoded by the coding sequence ATGGGAATATCCATGTGGCTCTTCACACACCCTAATATAtcctttgttttcttatcACTGATTCTTCTCTATGTTTTTCACGTTattttttgtgaattccggcgAGCCTACGAGCTTTCTTGCCAAGGCCCGCCAAGCTATCCCATCATTGGCTGCTTGCTTTCCTTCTGCAACAACCGCAACCGCCTCTTGGACTGGTACACTGACCTCCTAGCACAATCAGCCACCAACACCATCGTCGTGCACCGGTTTGGTGCACGACGCACCGTCGTCACGGCCAACCCCGAAAGTGTTGAGTACATGCTCAAAACCAACTTCAACAACTTCCCAAAAGGCAAACCCTTCACTGAAATTCTTGGAGATTTTCTGGGATGTGGCATATTCAATGTGGATGGTGAGCTTTGGCGAACCCAACGCAAGTTGGCTAGCCATGAGTTCAGCAGCAAGTCTTTGCGTGAATACATCATGAACACCTTGGAGGAAGAAGTGGAAAAGGGATTGTTGCCACTCATGGAGTCGCTGGCCATGACAGCCCAAGTTGTGGACTTGCAGGAATTGCTGAGAAGATTTGGATTCAATGTGATTTGTAAGGTCTTTTTGGGGGTTGATCGGTGCTGCTTGGATCCCTCTCTACCCAGTCCACCACTTGCAAGAGCTTTCGACACAGCCTCAGACATATGCGCAAGGCGTGCAGCAGCGCCCATGTTCATAATTTGGAAGATTAAGAGGTGGCTCGGAGTTGGTTCAGAGCAAAGACTTAGAGCAGCAGTTGAAGAGGTTCATGCCTATGTCATGAATGTAATTGAAAAcaggaagaaaaagatggaagAAGGCGAGGCGGATACTCGTCAGGAAGACCTCCTGAGTCGGCTAATAATGGCGGGACATGAGGAGGAGGTGACGAGGGACATGGTCATAAGCTTTATCATGGCGGGGAGGGACACAACTTCAGCAGCAATGACGTGGCTCTTCTGGTTGCTTTCCCGCCAACCAGGTGTGGAGGAAGATGTGGTGAAAGAGATCGACGCTGCCGGAGAAAGAATACTAGATTTTGAATCGTTGGATTTGAGATTGTTGAAGGCATGCCTTTGTGAGTCCATGAGGCTTTATCCGCCCGTAGCCTGGGACTCGAAGCATGCCATAGCTGATGACTTGCTGCCAGACGGTACACATGTCCGGGCAGGAGATAGAGTGACCTATTTTCCCTATGGGATGGGCAGAATGGAAGCACTGTGGGGGAAGGACCGACTGGAATTCAGACCGGATAGGTGGTTTCTGGAACCGGAAAAGGAAAGCTCGGCATTGAAAAAGGTATCCCCATACAAGTTACCGACGTTTCAGGCAGGTCCAAGGGTTTGTCTAGGGAAGGACATGGCTTTTATTCAGATGAAATATGTGGTGGCTTCCATTCTCAGGCGGTTCGAGATCAGACCGGTTGAGTCTGTTGAGCCGGTTTTTGTGCCGCGCCTGACAGCTCACATGGCCGGCGGGCTGAAGGTTCTAGTCCGCAAGAGAGGGGATGATCACTCAGATAAAaactataatatatattaa